The genomic DNA CGAGGTAGCCGATCTCGGTCTCGGTGGTCGCCGTCCAGGCGTCCTGGCCGGTGAGCGAGTCGTTCACGCTCGCGTAGACGCCCGCGGGCACCTCGATGTCGAACGGCAGATCGGCCGGCAGATCGGCCCCGGCGCCGAACGAGAGCCCGGTGTCGGCATCGGTGTAGGTGTCGGTGTCGTCGGTGACGACGCTCTCCTCGATGCTCTCGCGCACCTCGCTCTGCGCCGCCGCGATCGAGGCGATGGTGCCGAACACCGCAGCCACGTAGACCGGGATGAAGAGCACCGGCAGCGCCGTGACCGCGATCGCGAGGGTCATCGCCCAGCCGAAGCCGGGCTTGCGCGGCGGCTGGGCGGGGTACGGCTGCGGTGGCGTGGGCAGGCCGATCGGCGGCGGGGCAGCGGTCACTGCGGCTCCTCGAGGGGGGTTGGGGGCGACGGCCGAACCGGGCCGTCGACCGATGCTATGCGATGGCGGGGCTCCGTGTGCGACGGCGTCGCGCAGCTGTGCACAACTCACCCGGCGCGACCCGTGACGGTCGGCTACCGTCGATCGGGTGCAGACCTTCGCCGCCGCCGACGGCGCCCGGATCGCCTACCACGTCATCGGCGCGCCCCGCGCCGATGACCGCGCCGACCGCGCCGCCGACCGCGCCGCCGACCGCGCCGCCGACCGCGCCGACGACCGCGCCGACCGCGCCGACGACCGCGCCGGGCCCGCCATCCTCGTGCCGGGCGGGCCCTGCCGCGGCGTCGACTACCTCGAGCTGCTCGCCGACGCGGCATCCGAGCGCCCGATCGCGGTGCTGCACCCGCGCGGCACCCCGACGACCGGCGGGCGCTCGCGCGGCTGGTGGGCCGATGCCGACGACCTCGTCGCGCTCGCCGACCACCTCGGACTGGACGGCGTCGACGTGATCGCGCACTCGGCCGGCACCCGGCTCGCGCTCGCCGCGCTGGCGCGGCGGCCCGAGCGCGTCCGCAGCCTCGCGCTGGTGACCCCGCCCGCGGCCTGGCTGACGGGCGCCGGGTACGACGGCGATGCGCTGGTGCGGGCGCGTCGCGACCCGCTGGTGGATGCCGCGTTCGCCTCGATCGCGGGCGACGGGCCGCGTGATCAGGCGGAGTTCGACCGCGTCCGGGCGATCGAGGGGCCCGCGGGCTACGCACGATGGACCGAGCGCGAGCGTGCGCACGCGGCGGTCGGAGCCTGGAGCCTCGCCTCGATCGAGGCGTACTTCACCGGCATTCCGGATGACGCGGCCGCCCGCATCCTCGCGGCGCCCCGCCGCCCGACCCTCGTGATCGCCGGAGACGGGGACATCCTGGTCGGCGTCGGCCCGGTACGGGCGTACGCGGACGCGCTCGGCGCCGACCTGCGGATGCTGGCCGACTGCGGACACTACCCGTGGGTCGAGCAGCCTGAGGCGTTCCGCGCGGCGCTCGACGGATGGCCGGCATCCGGGTCGAGCCGGTCGGCGCGATCAGGAGCATCGAGTCGAACCGGGCAGCACGCCGGGCGGTGAGCCGGGCGCGCGCCGACGCGCGGCGGGGCCGGTCGTCGCGTGACGACCGGCCCCGCCGATGCGGTTCGGCGCTCAGTACCCGAACGCGTGGTCGCCCGGCTCGAGCGTCGCCCCGGTCTCGATGCTCGGCGCTCCCCGGCCGTGCACGGCGGCAGGGCACCGGGCCCGAGCCCGCTGAGAGCGGGTTCCTTCCGCGGCGCAGAAGAACCGCGGAAGTTCACCCCCCGAATCGTCGGTCGCACCCCCGGCACGCCCCGCACAGTGGAGGACACAGGCCACCGGATGCCACACCGCACGCCGCCCGCAACGGCCGGCCGAGGCACGAGGCATCCGATCACCACCGAAGGAGCACGACGATGAGCACCCAGCAGCCCAGCCAGCCCCGACCCGGCGACCAGACCCAGACCGCTGCCGAACTGCAGCTCGAGTGGGACGCGAACCCGCGCTGGGAGGGCGTCAAGCGCGACTACACCGCCGAGGACGTCATCGCCCTGCGCGGCCCGGTGCGAGAGGAGCGCACGCTCGCCCGCCGCGGCGCCGAGAAGCTGTGGGAGGACATCCAGCGCAACACCGGCACCGCGTTCGCCCCGCAGGACGACCCGCAGTGGTCGGCCGCGCTCGGCGCGCTCACCGGCAACCAGGCCGTGCAGCAGGTGCGTGCGGGCCTGAAGGCGATCTACCTGAGCGGGTGGCAGGTCGCCGCCGACGCGAACCTCAGCGGCCAGACCTACCCCGACCAGTCGCTGTACCCCGCGAACTCGGTCCCGGCCGTCGTGCGCCGCATCAACAACGCGCTGCTGCGCGCCGGGCAGATCGAGGTCTCGCTCCCGGAGCCCGGCGACGGGGGTGACGGCTCCCTTCGACAGGCTCAGGGAGCTCCGAAGGACTGGATGGCCCCCATCGTCGCCGACGCCGAGGCCGGCTTCGGCGGCCCGCTGAACGCGTACGAGCTCATGCACCAGATGATCGAGGCGGGCGCCGCCGGCGTGCACTGGGAGGACCAGCTCGCCAGCGAGAAGAAGTGCGGCCACATGGGCGGCAAGGTGCTGATCCCGACGTCGCAGCACATCCGCACGATCAACGCGGCGCGCCTGGCGGCCGACGTGGCCGGCGTGCCATCCGTCATCATCGCCCGTACCGACGCGCTCGCCGCGACGCTGCTGACCAGCGATCACGACGAGCGCGACCGCCCCTTCGTGACCGGCGAGCGCACCGCCGAGGGCTTCTATGAGGTGCAGAACGGCATCGAGCCGGTCATCGCCCGCGGCCTGGCCTACGCCGAGTACGCCGACCTGCTCTGGGTCGAGTCGGCCGAGCCCGACCTCGACCTGGCCCGCCGGTTCGCCGAGGCGGTGCACGCGAAGTTCCCGGGCAAGCGCCTGAGCTACAACTGCTCGCCGTCGTTCAACTGGAAGCGCCACCTCGACGACGACCAGATCGCGAAGTTCCAGCGCGAGCTCGCGAGCATGGGCTACGCGTTCCAGTTCATCACGCTCGCGGGCTTCCACGCCCTCAACCACTCCATGTTCACGCTCGCGAAGGACTACAGCGAGCGGCACATGAGCGCATACGTCGAGCTCCAGGAGGCGGAATTCGCCTCGGAGGCATCCGGCTACACCGCCACGCGCCACCAGCGCGAGGTCGGCACCGGCTACTTCGACCAGATCGCCACGGCGCTGAACCCCACCAGCGCGACGCTCGCCCTCGTCGGATCGACCGAGGAAGACCAGTTCACCCACTGACCCACCGACCCGCCCGCCCGCGATGTACGCAATTCAGGTTCGCGCACGGCGTGTCGCGCTTCCGGCACCCGGAAACCGCCGCGACACGCCTCCCGACCTGAATTGCGTACCGGGGGCGGCGGGATGCAAGGAGACGAGACCATGAATTCGCTCATCATCGAACGAACGGATGCTCCGCCGCAGGCGGCGCCGCGCAGCTCGCGTACGGGCGCGCCGACCACCGGCAGCTTCGCGACCGTCGCGCCGAGGATCGAGGTCACCGGCGCCGCCGGCGAGCGGTACGACGAGATCCTCACGCCCGGCGCACTGGAGTTCCTCGCCGAACTCCACGACCGGTTCGCCCACACCCGGCACGACCTGCTCGCCGCGCGCCTGCAGAACCGGGTGGACGCCGCGAACGGCCGCGACCCGAAGTTCCTCCCCGAGACCGAGCAGATCCGCCGCGACCCGTCGTGGCGCGTCGCCGGCGCGGCCCCGGGCCTCGAGGACCGCCGCGTCGAGATCACCGGCCCCACCGACCGCAAGATGGCCATCAACGCGCTGAACAGCGACGCGAAGGTCTGGCTCGCCGACCAGGAGGATGCCACGAGCCCCACCTGGCGGAACGTGATCGAAGGGCAGCTCAGCCTGTTCGACGCGCTGCGCGGCGACCTCGAGTACACGAGTCCCGAGGGCAAGCAGTACCGCGTGGCCCGCGACATCCGCGAAACGCCCACGATCGTCATGCGTCCGCGGGGCTGGCACCTCACCGAGAAGCACATCCGCTTCCACGACCGCGCCGGCCGCGACATGCAGGCGTCGGGGTCGCTGGTCGACTTCGGGCTGTACTTCTTCCACAACGCGGCGAAGCTCATCGAGCTCGGTCGCGGCCCGTACTTCTACCTGCCGAAGCTCGAGTCGCACCGCGAGGCGAAGCTGTGGAACGACATCTTCGTCTACGCGCAGGACCGGCTCGGCATCCCGCAGGGCACGATCCGCGCGACGGTGCTCATCGAGACGATCCAGGCCGCGTTCGAGATGGAGGAGATCCTCTACGAGCTGCGCGATCACTGCGCGGGCCTGAACGCCGGCCGCTGGGACTACATCTTCTCGATCGTGAAGACGTTCCGCTGCCGGGGCCGCCGTTGGACGCTGCCCGACCGGCGGCAGATCACGATGACGGTG from Agromyces larvae includes the following:
- a CDS encoding alpha/beta fold hydrolase → MQTFAAADGARIAYHVIGAPRADDRADRAADRAADRAADRADDRADRADDRAGPAILVPGGPCRGVDYLELLADAASERPIAVLHPRGTPTTGGRSRGWWADADDLVALADHLGLDGVDVIAHSAGTRLALAALARRPERVRSLALVTPPAAWLTGAGYDGDALVRARRDPLVDAAFASIAGDGPRDQAEFDRVRAIEGPAGYARWTERERAHAAVGAWSLASIEAYFTGIPDDAAARILAAPRRPTLVIAGDGDILVGVGPVRAYADALGADLRMLADCGHYPWVEQPEAFRAALDGWPASGSSRSARSGASSRTGQHAGR
- the aceB gene encoding malate synthase A, whose product is MNSLIIERTDAPPQAAPRSSRTGAPTTGSFATVAPRIEVTGAAGERYDEILTPGALEFLAELHDRFAHTRHDLLAARLQNRVDAANGRDPKFLPETEQIRRDPSWRVAGAAPGLEDRRVEITGPTDRKMAINALNSDAKVWLADQEDATSPTWRNVIEGQLSLFDALRGDLEYTSPEGKQYRVARDIRETPTIVMRPRGWHLTEKHIRFHDRAGRDMQASGSLVDFGLYFFHNAAKLIELGRGPYFYLPKLESHREAKLWNDIFVYAQDRLGIPQGTIRATVLIETIQAAFEMEEILYELRDHCAGLNAGRWDYIFSIVKTFRCRGRRWTLPDRRQITMTVPFMRAYTELLVQTCHKRGAHAIGGMSAFIPNRRDPEVTERALQAVSADKRREASDGFDGTWVAHPDLIPTARAEFDAVLGDRPNQVDRLRDDVAVTAADLLDIPSAGGQVTEAGVIDNISIAIRYLESWLRGVGAAAIDNLMEDAATAEISRSQIWQWLHENTVTAEGTRIDQTFIVAAMGDAVRGLPRFEGDRFDDAIQVFRSVALEPEFPTFLTLGAYARFL
- the aceA gene encoding isocitrate lyase, encoding MSTQQPSQPRPGDQTQTAAELQLEWDANPRWEGVKRDYTAEDVIALRGPVREERTLARRGAEKLWEDIQRNTGTAFAPQDDPQWSAALGALTGNQAVQQVRAGLKAIYLSGWQVAADANLSGQTYPDQSLYPANSVPAVVRRINNALLRAGQIEVSLPEPGDGGDGSLRQAQGAPKDWMAPIVADAEAGFGGPLNAYELMHQMIEAGAAGVHWEDQLASEKKCGHMGGKVLIPTSQHIRTINAARLAADVAGVPSVIIARTDALAATLLTSDHDERDRPFVTGERTAEGFYEVQNGIEPVIARGLAYAEYADLLWVESAEPDLDLARRFAEAVHAKFPGKRLSYNCSPSFNWKRHLDDDQIAKFQRELASMGYAFQFITLAGFHALNHSMFTLAKDYSERHMSAYVELQEAEFASEASGYTATRHQREVGTGYFDQIATALNPTSATLALVGSTEEDQFTH